The Candidatus Aminicenantes bacterium genome segment AATGAAAAAAACAAATAAAAAATCAAAAAAACCTGTCAATATTGAGAGTTCCGCGCCCAATAAAGCAAGGCCGTTCCCGATCACCCGCGCCAGGGCTCTGCGTCGATTGGGGAAACGGAAAGGGCTCATAAGCGGCGCCGTTCGCTCACCACTGCTGACGTGGATCTGCAAGCACCTGAACTTCGACCGCGAACTGGCCGCAACCTTCGTCGCCCTTTTCGCCGAGGCTATCGACCACAACGGTCTGGCAGACTTGGAAACGGTCGCCGAAAGGCACTGTCTGAAAGGCGAGGCCCGGCTACCGTTCACCGCTTCCGTGGAGAGGCTCCGGCAGTCGGGCCTGGTGGTGGTAAACCGAGGGAAAGCATCGCGCTCAATTCTCATGGACTCCATGGTGGAACTGGACGCAATCGTCTTCGTGGAAATACTCCATGGCAAAGACAGCGACTCCCGCGTTGATTTCGACGACCCCCTGGCGGTCATCGGCGAAGCGGATGAGCTGCTGCACCTTTCGCATGATCGTGAGATCTCCCGGCAGATGCTCTTTTCCAGTCTCTCCCGCCTGGCCGCCAAGAGCGCCGGACGCAATCCGCTCGGGGCCTGGCTAAAAGGGTTGCCTGCAATCGAGATGGCACTCTTTTTCATGGCCGCTTCAATGGCGGCTGTCACGCGCAGGGCGTACGACCTGGATGACTTCTTCAGCGACTGCCAGCTGCCTATGGGCGAAAAGGGACACCTACTGCGCCTCATCAACGACGGCCAGACGTTGGTTGCCAAGCGTTACCTTGTAGAGTTCAAAAATAACGATATGTCCGATTGCCTGGCCTTCAAGCTGGGGCCGGGATCAATCGAGAAGTTGTACCCACGACTGCGCAATGTCGGCAGAGATGATGATGCCGGGGGCGGAGAGGTAGTTAGGCTCAAGCCCTGTCCGGAAAAGCCCACTATGCTCTTCTTACCCGCAGGGATGGCAAAAGAGTTGACCGTCCTGGAGCGCGCCTGCACCCCTGCTAGTTTCCGCCGCTTCACGAGCGGCCTCAGGAAGGCTGGGCTGCCCCAGGGGCTGACCATCCTGCTGCACGGCGCCCCGGGCACGGGCAAGACCATCGCCGCCTTGAACCTGGCCTGTGCTGCTGGCCGCCCCATCCTACAGGTCGACATGAGCCAGCTGCGCGACAAGTACGTGGGCGAGAGCGAAAAGAATGTGCGCATTGTGTTCGACCGCTGGCGCGAGTGCAGCAAGGGCGACGCCCCGGCACCGTTGCTGCTGCTTAACGAGGCCGATGCAATGGTCGGACGCCGCGTCGCGGTGGGCCACAGCGTTGACCAGATGCACAACATAATGCAGAATGTCCTGCTTGAGGAGATGGAGCATTTCGAGGGCATCCTGGTAGCCACCACCAACCTTATCGACAACATCGACAGCGCTTTTGACCGTCGATTCTTGTACAAGCTGCGCTTCGATCTGCCCGGGAAGGTGGAGCGCCGACGCATCTGGCAAAGCCGCATGCCAAAGCTAGAGATGGAATGGGCAGCGCGCCTGGCCGCCTACCCTCTGAGTGGCGCCCAGATCGAGAACGTCGCGCGCCGCGCCCTGCTCGACGGACTGCTAAAGAAGCGCATCGAGCTGACGGATCTGGAAGCAATGGCCATTGCCGAGGGCTCCTTCCGCGAAGGCAAGGTATGTGTCATGGGATTCGCGCCCAAGCATGCCAAGGATTAAAATAAAGAATAGATACTAGTAAC includes the following:
- a CDS encoding ATP-binding protein, translated to MTDAYKIKMKKTNKKSKKPVNIESSAPNKARPFPITRARALRRLGKRKGLISGAVRSPLLTWICKHLNFDRELAATFVALFAEAIDHNGLADLETVAERHCLKGEARLPFTASVERLRQSGLVVVNRGKASRSILMDSMVELDAIVFVEILHGKDSDSRVDFDDPLAVIGEADELLHLSHDREISRQMLFSSLSRLAAKSAGRNPLGAWLKGLPAIEMALFFMAASMAAVTRRAYDLDDFFSDCQLPMGEKGHLLRLINDGQTLVAKRYLVEFKNNDMSDCLAFKLGPGSIEKLYPRLRNVGRDDDAGGGEVVRLKPCPEKPTMLFLPAGMAKELTVLERACTPASFRRFTSGLRKAGLPQGLTILLHGAPGTGKTIAALNLACAAGRPILQVDMSQLRDKYVGESEKNVRIVFDRWRECSKGDAPAPLLLLNEADAMVGRRVAVGHSVDQMHNIMQNVLLEEMEHFEGILVATTNLIDNIDSAFDRRFLYKLRFDLPGKVERRRIWQSRMPKLEMEWAARLAAYPLSGAQIENVARRALLDGLLKKRIELTDLEAMAIAEGSFREGKVCVMGFAPKHAKD